In Bdellovibrionota bacterium, the following are encoded in one genomic region:
- a CDS encoding tetratricopeptide repeat protein, whose translation MRTKTFLLIYIGLFATTLTSCATSEKDEGKAALYLQIGNDLLAQNNYPEALTNLLQAERFAPDNPVVLNSLGMLYFAREKYTTAADYIQRSLKAEPRYTDARTNLGRVYIAQGKYNKAIIEIKTALKDLTYNQPEKVQTNLGLAYLRKNNYLAAKEQLHSAIKLNKDYCPAYNYYGQTLMKLKDYDSAGGVFDRGIKVCQNNPEEVHFLSGLSYYQMGRKEMALVRLREVSKLYPASEYAEKSRSLLKVIEQDKK comes from the coding sequence GTGAGAACAAAAACTTTTCTCCTTATTTATATAGGTCTTTTTGCAACAACATTAACTTCGTGCGCGACGTCAGAAAAAGATGAGGGTAAAGCTGCCTTATATCTACAAATTGGAAACGATCTTCTCGCGCAAAATAATTATCCCGAAGCTCTCACCAATCTTCTACAAGCTGAACGGTTTGCCCCCGATAATCCTGTTGTTTTAAATTCTTTAGGAATGCTTTATTTTGCTAGAGAAAAATACACAACAGCTGCAGATTATATTCAGAGATCTTTGAAGGCAGAACCAAGATACACAGATGCCCGTACAAATCTAGGCCGCGTTTACATTGCCCAAGGCAAATATAACAAAGCGATCATAGAAATCAAAACAGCCCTTAAAGATTTAACTTACAATCAGCCAGAAAAAGTACAAACAAACTTAGGTTTAGCATACTTGAGAAAAAATAATTATCTTGCTGCCAAAGAACAACTTCACTCTGCGATCAAGCTAAACAAAGATTATTGTCCTGCCTACAATTACTATGGACAAACTTTGATGAAGCTTAAAGATTACGACTCTGCTGGAGGAGTATTTGATCGTGGCATTAAAGTGTGCCAGAATAACCCTGAAGAGGTACATTTTTTAAGTGGTTTAAGTTATTACCAGATGGGAAGAAAAGAAATGGCCTTAGTTCGCTTGAGAGAAGTTTCAAAACTTTATCCTGCAAGTGAATATGCAGAGAAATCTCGCTCACTGCTTAAAGTGATTGAACAGGATAAGAAATGA
- a CDS encoding helix-turn-helix domain-containing protein, with translation MKEIGNQLKEAREKKKLSIHDVAIATKINNKIITAIENGDEDTLPAKPFLRGFVQTYARYLELNVDDVMKRFLEAHGSTKPKPQITEDGTSSQVSHEEVQNKFEMYKKIAYTVAAIVAIVFIYFIQKVVSKYEQESKIAKEQKEVVKSQLPTEIVETPATPTTEGPINDPNTAVTTPAEVKTDIKPIEVKPEETKPEEKKPEPKLVEAIKPPLSPTPLVTAPAAPVIPPKPSAPAVVAPLNPIEIKPAEVKPVEEKKIVAGKPQQLIIEALDNVEIRYSKDGESERTVKLKPEQFLTIKAGTKINLNVSDSGAINIIHNGRDKGVPGNLGQPTKISYP, from the coding sequence ATGAAAGAAATTGGAAACCAACTCAAAGAAGCTAGAGAAAAAAAGAAATTATCCATTCACGATGTAGCCATCGCGACTAAAATAAATAACAAGATCATTACTGCCATTGAAAATGGTGACGAAGATACGCTTCCTGCAAAACCTTTCTTAAGAGGGTTTGTGCAAACTTACGCAAGATATTTAGAACTCAATGTTGACGATGTCATGAAGAGGTTTCTTGAAGCTCATGGGTCTACAAAACCAAAGCCCCAAATTACGGAAGACGGAACTTCATCTCAAGTTTCTCATGAAGAAGTTCAAAACAAATTTGAAATGTACAAAAAGATCGCTTACACAGTTGCAGCTATCGTTGCAATTGTATTTATCTACTTTATTCAAAAAGTTGTTAGCAAATATGAGCAAGAATCAAAAATTGCTAAAGAACAAAAAGAAGTCGTTAAATCTCAACTTCCCACCGAAATTGTCGAGACTCCTGCTACCCCAACTACGGAAGGTCCTATAAATGATCCTAACACTGCAGTCACAACACCTGCAGAAGTCAAAACGGACATCAAACCTATCGAAGTAAAACCAGAAGAAACAAAGCCTGAGGAGAAAAAACCAGAACCCAAACTCGTTGAAGCCATAAAACCTCCGCTCTCTCCAACTCCACTTGTAACAGCACCAGCTGCTCCCGTTATTCCACCAAAACCCAGTGCTCCTGCCGTGGTCGCTCCTTTAAATCCGATTGAGATAAAGCCTGCGGAAGTAAAACCCGTGGAAGAGAAAAAAATTGTCGCTGGTAAACCTCAACAGCTTATTATCGAGGCTTTAGATAATGTAGAAATTAGATATTCTAAAGACGGCGAAAGTGAGCGCACAGTAAAGCTCAAGCCCGAACAATTCTTAACAATCAAAGCGGGCACAAAGATCAACCTTAACGTGAGTGATAGCGGAGCTATCAACATCATTCACAACGGGAGAGACAAAGGAGTTCCAGGGAATTTGGGGCAACCTACTAAGATCAGTTATCCGTGA
- a CDS encoding 3'-5' exonuclease, giving the protein MNFISFDLETTGFIAGVDQITEIAAVKFIDGEPAGLFSTLVNPKRSIPEEVQRITGITPEMVQDKPGIDALLDSFADFCADDIIVAHNANFDFQFLAADIQKHESRAPKGFVLDTLALSRKTIPGLMNYKLGTIVQHLKINTEVFHRAQHDATYCGHLFNNIIQRMTVNNQMPSLETLMQLSGKPLKFPQIERTHKQLDLLSF; this is encoded by the coding sequence GTGAACTTTATTTCTTTCGATTTAGAAACGACTGGCTTTATTGCGGGTGTTGATCAAATTACAGAAATTGCTGCTGTTAAATTTATTGATGGAGAACCTGCGGGTTTATTTTCAACATTAGTTAATCCTAAAAGATCTATTCCCGAGGAAGTTCAAAGAATCACAGGAATTACACCAGAAATGGTTCAAGATAAGCCTGGTATAGATGCGCTATTGGATTCTTTTGCAGATTTTTGTGCCGACGACATCATCGTTGCCCATAATGCCAACTTCGATTTTCAATTCTTGGCGGCGGATATTCAAAAGCATGAATCTCGTGCACCCAAAGGTTTTGTTTTAGATACTTTAGCGCTCTCTAGAAAAACAATTCCAGGTTTAATGAATTATAAACTTGGAACAATTGTTCAGCATTTAAAAATCAATACAGAAGTTTTCCATAGAGCTCAGCACGATGCTACTTATTGCGGACACTTGTTCAATAACATCATTCAAAGAATGACGGTGAACAACCAAATGCCATCACTTGAAACGTTGATGCAATTGAGCGGTAAACCCCTTAAGTTTCCTCAAATTGAGAGAACTCACAAACAGCTAGATCTACTTAGTTTTTAA
- a CDS encoding 2Fe-2S iron-sulfur cluster-binding protein — translation MSQQITIVNDDLDLSFKNEASILELLLKHDINIDHSCGGMGSCGTCRILVKSDLKVLPERNEVELERAEDLQFEADERLACQLCPLNNLKIEIP, via the coding sequence ATGAGCCAGCAAATAACCATCGTTAACGACGATTTAGACCTCTCTTTTAAGAACGAAGCCTCTATCCTTGAACTCTTACTTAAGCATGACATCAATATTGATCATTCTTGTGGCGGCATGGGAAGCTGTGGAACTTGCCGTATTTTAGTAAAATCTGATCTTAAAGTTTTGCCCGAGAGAAATGAAGTTGAACTAGAGCGTGCCGAGGATTTGCAATTTGAAGCTGACGAGAGACTTGCTTGTCAGCTTTGTCCTTTAAATAATCTAAAGATTGAGATTCCTTAG
- a CDS encoding NAD+ synthase gives MRIATAQINTHIANFEQNYQKIIEYSNKAKDQKCDLVLFPELALFGYWPSDLLERKELVQEQIKYIAKLKKNIPSGIGILFGAVTVNPGKKGKYYHNSAVFLERGKKEKVFHKELLPNYDVFEEVRQFERGSLSKGILKFKGKKFLVTICEDIWGWGDAWIGTRYPKNPLEGLKKLKPDYILNISASPYAINKSEKRKKVVAKTASYFKVPMVYVNQVGGQDEIIFDGGSFSVDGKGKVLSQSLFFEEDLSVIDFKNKKSGSRLPSEIEIVKLRNALVLGIKDYCNKNGFKKIHLGLSGGIDSALVACLACDALGPNRVTTIALPGPFSSQVSFDLALQLAQNLKCQFTNVDINGIYRTAIDEFEVSLGVKEFGLMHENLQSRLRGMTLMAYSNATNSLLLTTGNKSEYAMGYSTLYGDMCGGLAPIGDLLKGQVYDLSHHYNKNSQIIPEEIITRAPTAELRENQKDQDSLPPYPVLDKLVEKFIVNCEPPKNDFEKDIFNRIMRAEFKRWQAAPILKVSDHAFGTGRRYPITWKI, from the coding sequence CATCTGATCTTCTTGAAAGAAAAGAACTTGTTCAAGAACAAATCAAATATATAGCAAAACTAAAAAAGAATATTCCATCGGGAATTGGGATTCTATTTGGCGCGGTAACGGTGAATCCTGGAAAAAAGGGAAAGTACTATCACAACTCGGCAGTTTTTCTAGAAAGAGGAAAGAAAGAAAAAGTATTCCACAAAGAACTTTTGCCCAATTACGATGTTTTTGAAGAGGTCAGGCAATTTGAAAGAGGCAGTCTTTCAAAAGGGATTTTAAAATTCAAAGGCAAAAAATTCTTAGTTACAATTTGTGAAGACATTTGGGGTTGGGGAGATGCTTGGATAGGAACTCGCTATCCCAAGAATCCCCTAGAAGGTCTAAAAAAATTAAAACCCGATTATATATTAAATATTTCTGCATCACCCTATGCCATCAATAAATCTGAAAAGAGAAAAAAAGTTGTGGCGAAAACGGCGTCATACTTCAAAGTTCCTATGGTTTATGTTAACCAAGTGGGCGGCCAAGATGAAATTATTTTTGATGGAGGAAGCTTTTCCGTAGACGGAAAAGGGAAAGTCCTTTCGCAAAGTTTATTTTTTGAGGAAGATCTCAGCGTTATTGATTTCAAAAACAAAAAAAGTGGAAGCCGCCTGCCATCTGAGATCGAAATAGTGAAGCTCAGGAATGCCCTAGTTTTAGGAATCAAAGATTATTGTAATAAGAATGGGTTTAAGAAAATTCACCTAGGGCTGAGTGGCGGAATTGATTCGGCTCTTGTCGCATGCCTAGCTTGTGATGCTTTGGGCCCTAATCGTGTAACTACCATTGCGCTTCCTGGTCCATTCAGTTCTCAGGTGAGTTTTGACTTGGCTTTGCAGCTTGCTCAAAATTTAAAGTGCCAGTTCACAAATGTTGATATCAATGGCATCTACAGAACGGCTATCGATGAGTTCGAAGTAAGTTTGGGTGTAAAAGAATTTGGTCTTATGCACGAGAATCTCCAGTCACGACTTCGCGGTATGACTTTGATGGCTTATTCTAATGCAACAAATAGTCTTTTACTTACGACAGGAAATAAATCGGAATATGCCATGGGCTACTCAACCCTGTATGGAGATATGTGTGGTGGTCTTGCCCCAATCGGAGACCTACTAAAGGGGCAGGTTTATGATTTGTCACACCATTACAACAAGAATTCTCAAATTATTCCTGAAGAAATCATCACAAGAGCTCCAACTGCAGAGCTTAGAGAAAATCAAAAGGATCAGGATTCGCTTCCTCCGTACCCTGTTCTAGATAAATTAGTAGAAAAGTTCATAGTTAATTGTGAACCTCCTAAGAACGATTTCGAAAAAGATATTTTTAACCGAATAATGAGAGCTGAATTTAAACGGTGGCAGGCAGCTCCTATTTTAAAGGTGAGCGATCATGCCTTTGGCACTGGACGACGATATCCAATCACTTGGAAAATTTAA